One window of Polyangiaceae bacterium genomic DNA carries:
- a CDS encoding aldo/keto reductase — protein sequence MKKRKLGKSDIDLAVVGLGCMGMSEFYGPAEDSKSIETIHHALERGVNFFDTADMYGVGRNEELVGKALAGKRDQAVIATKFAVVRGDDGSRFGISGKPEYVKSACEKSLKRLNIETIDLYYQHRVDPETPIEDTVGAMAELVKEGKVKYLGLSECSTETLRRAYAVHPISAVQSEYSLWSREPEDGMLATCEELGVSFVAYSPLGRGFLTGAIKSIDDLAADDFRRFSPRFQGENFQKNLDIVKKVEELATARGITSAQLALSWVIAKSKQVVTIPGTRSSKRVDENAGAADIELSPEEIARIEAAFPKDVAAGTRYPEAAMGSLNG from the coding sequence ATGAAGAAGCGCAAGCTTGGCAAGAGCGACATCGATTTGGCCGTGGTCGGCCTGGGCTGCATGGGCATGAGCGAGTTCTACGGCCCCGCAGAAGACAGCAAATCCATCGAGACCATCCACCACGCGCTGGAGCGCGGCGTGAACTTCTTCGACACCGCGGACATGTACGGGGTCGGGCGCAACGAAGAGCTGGTAGGCAAGGCGCTCGCGGGTAAGCGTGATCAGGCGGTGATTGCCACGAAGTTCGCCGTGGTGCGCGGCGACGACGGCTCGCGCTTCGGCATCAGCGGCAAGCCCGAGTACGTGAAGAGCGCCTGTGAGAAGAGCCTCAAGCGCCTCAACATCGAGACCATCGATCTCTACTACCAGCACCGCGTCGATCCGGAGACGCCGATCGAAGACACCGTCGGTGCAATGGCGGAGCTGGTGAAAGAGGGCAAGGTGAAGTACCTCGGCCTCTCAGAGTGCTCCACGGAAACTCTGCGTCGCGCCTACGCCGTACACCCCATTTCCGCTGTGCAAAGCGAGTACTCGCTGTGGTCTCGCGAGCCGGAGGACGGCATGCTAGCGACCTGCGAGGAGCTGGGGGTCAGCTTCGTTGCGTACTCGCCCCTCGGCCGAGGCTTTCTCACCGGCGCGATCAAGTCCATCGATGACCTGGCGGCGGACGACTTTCGCCGCTTCAGTCCGCGCTTCCAGGGCGAGAACTTCCAGAAGAACCTCGACATCGTGAAGAAGGTGGAGGAGCTGGCGACGGCGCGCGGGATCACTTCGGCGCAGCTCGCGCTGTCTTGGGTGATCGCGAAGTCGAAGCAGGTCGTCACGATCCCCGGGACGCGCAGCAGCAAGCGCGTGGACGAGAACGCTGGCGCGGCGGACATCGAACTCAGCCCCGAGGAGATCGCGCGCATCGAGGCGGCGTTCCCCAAGGACGTCGCCGCGGGCACTCGCTACCCCGAGGCCGCGATGGGTTCGCTCAACGGTTAG
- a CDS encoding type 1 glutamine amidotransferase, protein MAKVAVALASEFEDSELTHPAVALEEAGHEVVVIGTQEGAVLTGKQGEAKVTVRGTPKSHAAADFDALLIPGGYSPDHLRTEPEMVAFVKHFIEQQKLVAAICHGPQLLIEADVVRGKRLTSWPSVRQDLENAGASWEDREVVEDGNLITSRNPDDLPAFSEALVARLDFEEAPTLVM, encoded by the coding sequence ATGGCAAAGGTGGCTGTGGCGCTCGCGTCGGAATTCGAAGACTCAGAGCTGACTCACCCGGCGGTGGCGCTCGAGGAAGCCGGGCACGAAGTCGTGGTGATCGGGACTCAGGAGGGCGCGGTGCTCACCGGTAAGCAAGGGGAGGCGAAGGTCACGGTGCGTGGCACACCAAAGAGCCACGCCGCGGCAGATTTCGATGCGCTATTGATTCCCGGAGGATACTCACCTGACCATCTGCGCACCGAGCCGGAGATGGTTGCGTTCGTGAAGCACTTCATCGAGCAGCAGAAGCTGGTGGCGGCGATCTGTCATGGCCCTCAGCTCTTGATCGAAGCTGACGTCGTCCGCGGCAAGCGCCTCACCTCGTGGCCCTCCGTGCGCCAAGACCTGGAGAACGCAGGAGCCAGCTGGGAGGATCGCGAAGTCGTCGAGGATGGCAATCTGATCACCTCGAGGAACCCCGACGACTTGCCTGCCTTCTCTGAAGCGCTAGTCGCTCGCTTGGACTTCGAAGAAGCGCCCACCTTGGTCATGTAG
- a CDS encoding RHS repeat protein: MRTAPVPNIPAPPGMNPGAFVAGGGGDGGGAGGKGGKNGNGEEGAGTGDGDDDASGDGNDGGEGCGDPVCPITGRMFLDVYDFGFAGPNPLRWIRSYNSRTSNVDSELGLGWSHPFAFRLKQKRRKVLLVDHLGREQKLPHVEPGGAPITTALGWRYAIRGGVHRLKLSDGAELVFGEPKPNGWRYAEQFLDHNGNTTQILRDQKGHLSAMVDSAGRYYTVTTNPQGRIVRIAVATDPERRGQLTLVHYAYDDKGRLISATDAGGYDAAYIYAGTLMIAHRTPSGLTYKYRYDGKKPSAYCLETWGEYTHDDPALAAPIPQAPKGRQDTRKPKGIHYVSFTYSKDEYYCEAENGLGGVTRYFGDATGRVVRKVDPNGGVKDSYFHTECSDVVKQVNPDGGERSVERGARGVPSVVTLPDGKRIEYGFDEAGNHVRHEADTGAVLRRGFDRRNNLVYLEHPDGSRETFDYDPRGLMSHHSARNGATTSYKHDAMGNCVEIVEANGQVVRQEFDYLGRRTKLVNASGKATTWEYDQRSEVVRRVSPDGNETRVVYDANRKPITVYSGPRVMRFEWGGMGWLKSIVGADGARTEMRYDVEGNLVRVVNARGQTFEQQFDIANKCISVRTFEGIVHRAGYDAAGNVVWRESPLGIESREYAPGGDLLGAELPDGSTVALERDGLVLKISNPVVETEVEKDRAGQVIKDRQGEHRNHVTWVGGNVDRIQSDIGPDLEYQRRFDGRLEVLTCGPARVVFNQTAPGGETLTYLGQFLALRRRHNDAPRLEYVGLAKLTRGSTQQSLGTPNDAGLITSRVYRYDATQTLVEEIHDYAESIQYELNANRQVTVRRSVRDGQVTDEQRIQYDAAGSPRLPDVGYDALARPIALGDQTLDYDDCGNLVERKSPTDSWRYQWDGAGNLEKAFTPAGTVEFDHDSQGRRIRKRVIKDDVLVASVSYLWSNNTVLREHDELTGATRTYLRDDGAWEVLGHVDTDPSGNAKAYYYLTDPAGAIDMVVDEQGQTVWSGTHSVFGDWVPNPSELRIDSRFANQFDDPHVGLVYNNRRWYAPELAAYVSPDPLLLDGTLNPRDYVANPTTFIDPMGLGHVHPGVQPDPTTGAMPTQPPANGHSPRPDMPSTSDFADDGTYLLSPGHFATTGGPDASGNHVPGYAVAEGSVRTGSRTFPDDIRDTVDAAGRTHGCHSCGSKDPGTAHGHFIPDHQPPANQVRHAESRGMSVGEVRLYPHCLNCSRSQMRQANRGTQEHRAGLGVLGGLRNSSEANPGLAGLGPNIGPFGPMDDDWD, translated from the coding sequence ATGCGAACTGCTCCCGTGCCCAACATCCCTGCCCCCCCCGGAATGAACCCGGGCGCCTTCGTCGCGGGTGGAGGTGGCGACGGAGGCGGCGCCGGCGGCAAAGGCGGAAAGAACGGCAACGGCGAAGAGGGCGCTGGCACCGGCGACGGCGACGACGACGCCAGCGGTGACGGCAACGACGGTGGTGAAGGGTGCGGCGATCCTGTTTGCCCGATCACCGGCCGCATGTTCCTCGACGTATACGACTTCGGCTTCGCTGGCCCAAACCCGCTGCGCTGGATCCGCTCGTACAACTCTCGAACCAGCAACGTCGACAGCGAGCTCGGGCTTGGCTGGAGCCACCCCTTCGCATTCAGACTCAAGCAGAAGCGTCGCAAGGTGTTGCTAGTCGACCACCTGGGGCGGGAACAGAAACTCCCTCACGTCGAGCCAGGCGGAGCTCCGATTACGACGGCCCTGGGATGGCGCTACGCAATCCGCGGCGGTGTACATCGCCTCAAACTGAGTGACGGCGCTGAGCTCGTGTTCGGAGAGCCAAAGCCCAACGGGTGGCGCTACGCCGAGCAGTTCCTCGACCACAACGGCAACACCACGCAGATCCTGCGCGACCAGAAGGGCCACCTCAGCGCGATGGTTGATTCCGCGGGGAGATACTACACGGTCACGACCAATCCTCAAGGGCGCATCGTGCGCATCGCCGTCGCTACAGATCCCGAGCGTCGCGGCCAGTTGACGCTGGTGCACTACGCGTACGACGACAAGGGTCGCCTCATCAGCGCAACCGACGCGGGTGGCTACGACGCCGCCTACATCTACGCGGGCACGCTGATGATTGCGCACCGCACCCCAAGCGGCTTGACGTACAAGTACCGTTACGACGGCAAGAAGCCTTCCGCGTACTGCCTCGAGACTTGGGGCGAGTACACCCACGACGACCCAGCGCTCGCCGCTCCGATCCCCCAGGCGCCCAAGGGCCGGCAGGACACGCGCAAGCCGAAGGGCATCCACTACGTGTCCTTCACCTACTCGAAGGACGAGTACTACTGTGAAGCCGAGAACGGACTCGGCGGCGTGACCCGCTACTTCGGAGACGCCACCGGGCGCGTCGTACGCAAGGTCGACCCCAACGGCGGGGTAAAGGACTCGTACTTCCACACGGAATGCAGCGATGTGGTGAAACAAGTCAATCCTGATGGCGGCGAGCGCAGCGTCGAACGCGGCGCACGAGGTGTGCCTTCCGTGGTCACTCTCCCCGACGGCAAGCGCATTGAGTATGGCTTCGATGAAGCCGGAAACCATGTGCGCCACGAAGCGGACACCGGCGCCGTACTACGACGCGGATTCGACCGCAGGAACAACCTGGTCTACCTGGAGCACCCGGACGGGAGCCGCGAGACGTTCGACTACGACCCCCGCGGCTTGATGTCGCACCATTCCGCACGGAATGGTGCGACAACCAGCTATAAGCACGACGCCATGGGCAACTGCGTCGAAATCGTGGAAGCCAATGGTCAGGTGGTGCGCCAGGAGTTCGACTACCTCGGTCGGCGCACGAAGCTCGTCAACGCCTCTGGCAAGGCGACTACTTGGGAGTACGACCAACGCAGCGAGGTCGTGCGGCGCGTTTCCCCCGATGGGAATGAGACAAGAGTCGTCTACGACGCCAACCGCAAGCCCATCACCGTCTACTCCGGTCCGCGGGTGATGCGCTTCGAGTGGGGCGGCATGGGTTGGCTAAAATCGATCGTCGGGGCGGACGGCGCCCGAACGGAGATGCGCTACGACGTCGAGGGGAACCTGGTCCGCGTCGTCAACGCCCGCGGACAGACCTTTGAACAACAATTCGACATCGCGAACAAGTGCATTTCCGTACGGACATTCGAGGGCATCGTGCACCGCGCCGGCTACGACGCGGCTGGCAACGTCGTCTGGCGCGAGTCTCCGCTCGGTATCGAGAGCCGCGAGTATGCACCCGGGGGAGACCTCCTCGGCGCGGAGCTCCCAGATGGCAGCACCGTCGCGCTTGAGCGAGATGGCCTCGTCCTGAAGATCTCGAACCCAGTGGTGGAGACCGAAGTCGAGAAGGACCGCGCCGGCCAGGTCATCAAGGACCGGCAGGGCGAACACCGCAATCATGTGACATGGGTGGGAGGCAACGTAGACCGCATCCAGAGCGACATCGGCCCCGATCTGGAGTACCAGCGGCGCTTCGACGGCCGCCTCGAGGTGCTCACCTGCGGACCGGCCCGTGTGGTGTTCAACCAAACCGCTCCAGGAGGCGAAACGCTCACCTACCTAGGGCAGTTTCTCGCCCTGCGCAGACGTCACAACGACGCGCCTCGCCTCGAGTACGTTGGCCTCGCCAAGCTGACTCGAGGTTCGACACAGCAGAGCCTCGGCACTCCAAACGACGCTGGTTTGATCACGAGCCGCGTCTATCGCTACGACGCAACCCAGACTCTGGTGGAAGAGATCCACGATTACGCAGAGAGCATTCAGTACGAGCTCAACGCCAATCGCCAGGTCACCGTCCGCCGCAGCGTGCGCGATGGTCAGGTGACTGACGAGCAGCGGATCCAGTACGACGCCGCTGGCTCGCCTCGGCTCCCGGACGTGGGCTACGACGCCCTCGCGCGTCCGATCGCCCTCGGCGATCAAACGCTGGACTACGACGACTGCGGGAACCTGGTCGAGCGCAAGTCGCCTACGGATAGCTGGCGCTATCAGTGGGATGGCGCCGGTAACCTAGAGAAGGCCTTCACCCCGGCTGGCACGGTCGAGTTCGACCACGACTCCCAGGGCCGCAGGATCCGTAAGCGCGTCATCAAAGACGACGTGCTCGTCGCCTCCGTGAGCTACCTGTGGTCGAACAACACCGTGCTGAGGGAACACGATGAGCTCACGGGCGCGACGCGTACCTACCTCAGAGACGATGGTGCTTGGGAAGTCTTGGGACACGTCGACACCGATCCGTCCGGAAACGCCAAGGCCTACTACTACCTGACAGACCCAGCGGGTGCGATCGACATGGTAGTCGACGAGCAGGGTCAGACGGTTTGGTCCGGCACCCATAGCGTGTTCGGTGACTGGGTGCCGAACCCATCCGAGCTTCGGATCGACTCGCGCTTCGCGAACCAGTTCGACGACCCCCACGTCGGTTTGGTCTACAACAACCGGCGCTGGTACGCCCCAGAGCTGGCTGCATACGTCAGCCCCGATCCGCTGCTGCTTGATGGCACGCTGAACCCTCGCGACTACGTCGCGAACCCGACGACCTTCATCGACCCAATGGGACTCGGGCACGTGCACCCTGGTGTGCAGCCCGATCCGACCACCGGCGCGATGCCCACGCAGCCGCCAGCCAACGGGCACTCACCTCGCCCCGACATGCCCTCGACCAGCGACTTCGCTGACGACGGCACGTACCTGCTGAGCCCGGGCCACTTCGCCACCACCGGCGGGCCCGATGCTAGCGGCAACCATGTGCCGGGCTACGCCGTCGCCGAGGGCTCGGTGCGCACGGGGAGCCGCACGTTCCCTGACGACATTCGGGACACGGTGGACGCGGCGGGTCGCACCCACGGCTGTCACTCGTGCGGCAGCAAGGACCCCGGCACCGCGCACGGTCACTTCATCCCCGACCATCAACCCCCGGCGAACCAAGTTCGCCACGCGGAAAGCCGGGGCATGAGCGTGGGCGAGGTACGCCTCTACCCCCACTGCCTGAACTGCTCGCGATCACAAATGCGGCAGGCCAACCGTGGGACACAAGAGCACCGTGCCGGCTTGGGCGTGCTGGGTGGCCTGCGGAACTCCAGCGAGGCCAACCCGGGCCTGGCCGGTCTGGGTCCCAACATCGGGCCCTTCGGTCCGATGGACGACGACTGGGATTAG
- a CDS encoding AraC family transcriptional regulator — translation MAAGRKTGGIDELRRLIARRAAQEGRTASVLPGLWFFRFSSPYPAKPAKTSAMYLAVAVSGAKHVQVSGEDLFYDRLSYLVLRGETEYSAAPVDATPEEPYLSLGMLLPPEVVLRTLLEVSEHGGVRESLPDARAFVSPLEGPLVDALCRLLRTLDSPLERQVLAPLIQREIVFRLLETDAAAVLRQAVREPERERIREAMNFIEANVCERLSVESIAKQVAMSPSHFAHRFKEIASVSPMRFQKHLRLQRARELLLANGSTAGHVALEVGYASPAQFTRDFKRQFGLAPAHYARAFETAPTALIDGGDAGE, via the coding sequence ATGGCGGCGGGTCGCAAGACGGGGGGAATCGACGAGCTCAGGCGGCTGATAGCGCGCCGTGCGGCGCAGGAAGGCCGAACGGCTTCTGTCCTGCCGGGCCTGTGGTTTTTTCGCTTCTCCTCCCCCTATCCGGCGAAGCCCGCGAAGACGTCTGCGATGTATCTCGCCGTCGCCGTGTCCGGAGCGAAGCACGTGCAGGTGTCAGGAGAAGACCTGTTCTACGACCGCCTGAGCTACCTGGTTCTCCGTGGGGAAACGGAATACAGCGCCGCGCCGGTCGATGCCACGCCAGAGGAACCCTACTTGTCCCTCGGCATGCTGCTGCCTCCAGAGGTGGTGTTACGTACGCTGCTCGAGGTGAGCGAGCATGGGGGGGTGAGGGAGAGCCTGCCCGACGCTCGAGCCTTCGTCTCACCGCTCGAAGGACCGTTGGTCGACGCTTTGTGTCGCCTGCTGCGCACCTTGGACAGTCCGCTCGAGCGCCAGGTGCTGGCGCCGCTGATCCAGCGAGAGATCGTGTTCAGACTCCTGGAGACAGACGCCGCCGCGGTGCTGCGCCAGGCCGTCCGGGAACCGGAGCGTGAGCGGATCCGTGAGGCAATGAATTTCATCGAGGCAAATGTGTGCGAGCGCCTCAGCGTGGAGAGCATCGCCAAGCAAGTCGCGATGAGTCCTTCGCATTTTGCCCATCGCTTCAAGGAGATCGCCAGCGTTTCGCCGATGCGCTTTCAAAAGCATCTGCGACTCCAGCGTGCTCGGGAGCTGCTCTTGGCGAACGGCTCCACGGCAGGCCACGTCGCGCTCGAGGTGGGCTACGCGAGCCCGGCGCAGTTCACCCGAGATTTCAAGCGACAGTTCGGCCTCGCCCCCGCTCACTACGCACGCGCCTTTGAAACGGCCCCCACCGCGCTGATCGACGGCGGAGACGCTGGCGAGTAG
- a CDS encoding class I SAM-dependent methyltransferase, with amino-acid sequence MSSSAELYAEYFARAFSVRDTDVEYYRRCTEPGPTTVLELGCGTGRITSQLVTAGHDTTAVDHSAAMLAVLQRELRAPPPVVVQGDARTIRLGAQFDRVLLPFNVVGCLPQRADAQRLLRTAAIHCRDDGEVHFDVLTCQSWHVAGGRGVVPWMDLPSVAGGARVEEAWSYDQQRRCLVTVLQLSSLEDGQMIELKTEFLFFDCGELERACEAAGLRVLSQVTIGDSVFFRCKSALV; translated from the coding sequence TTGAGTAGCTCGGCAGAACTCTATGCTGAGTACTTCGCACGGGCCTTTTCCGTGCGGGATACGGACGTGGAGTACTACCGTCGCTGCACTGAGCCTGGACCAACGACGGTGCTTGAGTTGGGATGCGGGACGGGGCGTATCACTTCGCAGCTCGTCACCGCCGGCCACGACACGACGGCGGTGGACCACTCAGCGGCGATGTTGGCTGTGCTCCAGCGCGAACTCCGAGCGCCGCCTCCGGTGGTGGTTCAAGGGGATGCCCGCACGATCAGACTTGGTGCTCAGTTCGACCGGGTGCTGTTGCCGTTCAACGTCGTAGGCTGCCTCCCACAACGAGCAGATGCCCAAAGGCTGCTCCGCACTGCCGCGATTCACTGTCGCGATGACGGCGAGGTGCACTTCGACGTGCTGACTTGCCAGTCGTGGCATGTCGCCGGTGGGCGAGGTGTGGTCCCGTGGATGGATTTGCCCTCAGTGGCCGGGGGTGCGCGCGTCGAAGAGGCGTGGAGCTACGATCAGCAACGCAGGTGCTTGGTGACCGTGCTGCAACTCTCGAGTCTCGAAGACGGCCAGATGATCGAGCTCAAGACGGAGTTCCTGTTCTTCGACTGCGGGGAGCTGGAGCGGGCGTGCGAGGCCGCCGGACTCCGGGTGCTGTCTCAGGTCACCATTGGCGACAGCGTCTTCTTCCGCTGTAAATCGGCGCTCGTCTGA